One region of Termitidicoccus mucosus genomic DNA includes:
- a CDS encoding AAA family ATPase codes for MSEEPTPPAVPSPNPFKQPPLPLLHKPTNTETKRIFVAATRMNDGKTTTCLGLYAALQSLYPRVGFIKPVGQRFVDVGGLQVDEDSYLLDVIYQVRVPIESMSPITIDSTFTRRYLKNPDKLRPELEDKICRAFDRVSWEKDFTLIEGTGHAGVGAVFDLSNASVARLLNAKVVMVTPGGIGRPVDEIALNKALFDQAGVEVIGAILNKVEPDKMSLISEYAGAALKRHGVPLLGVLPVQSMLSTPSIAQIAEEIGGRWLNGRAGAHKHRAERVIVGAMTAKGVVEYLRPGVVIITPGDRDDIILAAVSSSRLSGEKTIAGLILTNDIPPHPTLLDLLEQTDIPVIAAKQECFAITSKIHGMTVKTQPQDTDKIPVIKRLITDHVDLGQLLSAF; via the coding sequence ATGTCCGAAGAACCGACACCGCCCGCCGTCCCCTCGCCCAACCCCTTCAAACAACCGCCGCTCCCGCTCCTGCACAAACCCACCAACACCGAGACGAAGCGCATCTTCGTCGCGGCCACGCGCATGAACGACGGCAAGACCACCACCTGCCTCGGCCTCTACGCCGCGCTCCAGTCGCTCTATCCCCGCGTCGGCTTCATCAAGCCGGTCGGCCAGCGCTTCGTCGATGTGGGCGGCCTGCAAGTGGACGAGGATTCCTACCTCCTCGATGTAATCTACCAGGTGCGCGTGCCCATCGAGAGCATGAGCCCCATCACCATCGACAGCACCTTCACGCGCCGCTACCTGAAAAACCCCGACAAGCTCCGCCCCGAACTCGAGGACAAGATCTGCCGCGCCTTCGACCGCGTGTCCTGGGAAAAGGATTTCACCCTCATCGAGGGCACCGGGCACGCCGGCGTCGGCGCCGTGTTCGACCTTTCCAACGCCAGCGTCGCCCGCCTCCTCAACGCCAAGGTCGTCATGGTCACCCCCGGCGGCATCGGACGCCCCGTGGACGAGATCGCGCTCAACAAGGCCCTCTTCGACCAGGCCGGCGTGGAAGTCATCGGCGCCATCCTCAACAAGGTCGAGCCGGACAAGATGTCATTGATTTCCGAATACGCCGGGGCCGCGCTCAAGCGCCACGGCGTCCCGCTCCTCGGCGTGCTCCCCGTGCAATCGATGCTCTCCACGCCGAGCATCGCGCAAATCGCGGAGGAAATCGGCGGCAGGTGGCTCAACGGCCGCGCGGGCGCGCACAAACACCGCGCCGAGCGCGTCATCGTGGGCGCGATGACCGCGAAAGGCGTGGTCGAGTATCTCCGGCCCGGCGTGGTCATCATCACGCCCGGCGACCGCGACGACATCATCCTCGCGGCGGTGTCGAGTTCGCGCCTCTCCGGTGAAAAAACCATCGCCGGCCTCATCCTCACCAACGACATCCCGCCGCACCCGACGCTCCTCGACCTGCTGGAGCAGACCGACATCCCCGTCATCGCCGCGAAACAGGAATGTTTTGCCATCACCTCGAAAATCCACGGCATGACGGTGAAGACGCAGCCGCAGGACACGGACAAGATCCCCGTCATCAAACGCCTCATCACCGACCACGTGGACCTCGGCCAGTTGCTCTCGGCCTTCTGA
- a CDS encoding phosphate acyltransferase, translated as MPIIPKLTEKLQRHPKRIVFPEGNDPRILQAARQWVTRRMGAPILLGNRASIKATASRLDLNLQGMRIIDPEHSEDFEPFARQLAELRQAKGMTLDQARETLKDTSYYGTMMLAGSQADGLVGGATRTASSALRPLFQIIPKHEHAQTVASLTIIDFDEHKIGSDGSLFFADCGVIPEPTSQQLADIAITTAGIAHHLTNETPRVAMLSWATKGDSTHPSLIKMRAATELARAKARAASLAIEIDGELQADAALDQITAQTKNLTGPVAGRANVLIFPDLASGNIACKLVNILAGSNAFGQILTGLSRPAAEISRGSSAHDVFGAAAIVGCQAINRELLYGG; from the coding sequence ATGCCAATCATCCCCAAACTCACCGAAAAACTCCAGCGCCACCCCAAGCGCATCGTTTTTCCCGAAGGCAACGACCCTCGCATCCTGCAAGCCGCGCGCCAATGGGTAACGCGCCGCATGGGCGCGCCCATCCTGCTCGGCAACCGCGCCTCCATCAAGGCCACCGCCTCCCGCCTCGATCTCAACCTCCAAGGCATGCGCATCATCGACCCCGAGCACAGCGAGGATTTCGAACCCTTTGCCCGCCAGCTTGCCGAGCTGCGCCAGGCCAAGGGCATGACCCTCGACCAAGCCCGCGAAACGCTCAAGGACACCAGCTATTACGGCACCATGATGCTCGCCGGCAGCCAGGCTGACGGACTCGTCGGCGGCGCCACCCGCACCGCTTCCAGCGCCCTGCGCCCGCTCTTTCAAATCATTCCCAAACATGAGCATGCGCAGACCGTCGCCTCGCTCACCATCATCGACTTCGACGAGCACAAGATCGGCAGCGACGGCTCGCTCTTCTTCGCCGACTGCGGCGTCATCCCCGAGCCCACCTCGCAGCAGCTCGCCGACATCGCCATCACCACCGCCGGCATCGCGCACCACCTCACCAACGAGACGCCCCGCGTCGCCATGCTCAGCTGGGCCACGAAAGGCGATTCCACACACCCCTCGCTCATCAAGATGCGCGCCGCCACCGAACTCGCCCGCGCCAAGGCCCGCGCCGCCAGCCTCGCCATCGAGATCGATGGCGAACTCCAGGCCGACGCCGCCCTCGACCAGATCACCGCGCAGACAAAAAATCTCACCGGCCCCGTCGCCGGCCGCGCCAACGTCCTCATCTTCCCCGATCTCGCCAGCGGCAACATCGCCTGCAAGCTCGTCAACATCCTCGCCGGCTCGAACGCGTTCGGGCAAATCCTCACCGGCCTGAGCCGTCCCGCCGCCGAAATCAGCCGCGGTTCCAGCGCCCATGACGTCTTCGGCGCCGCCGCCATCGTCGGCTGCCAGGCCATCAACAGGGAACTGCTTTATGGAGGATGA
- the murJ gene encoding murein biosynthesis integral membrane protein MurJ translates to MDKNLRKFEMASVAVVSAATLASRVLGLVRDSLTAAVFGTSGLLSAFFTAFQLPNLFRRLLGEGALTAAFVPTLNEELERRQREGAFRLVNEVASWLLVVSAAVVGAAMVFFSQPAWIEAAARAFGGDDDTVARWLASGGMTVVLFPYLVFVCLAAVFSSALQTLGRFLEPAVSPVWLNVAMIAALVIGWKCWPGEAGGADSARMRVLCAGVLVGGAGQMVLPAWALMRHGWRPRFALALSGPVRAIFRLMAPTVLGSAVYLINMTVSRFIGLSLNDSAVALLNFAQRLMELPIGVFAVAVSTVVFPLISRRAAQGDTEGMAAAYQKGMRLILLVNVPAAAGLAVLAVPLIRVLFQRGAFAAGDTLAMAPVLAVCAAGLPFFSFVNLMLRAFYARKDTRTPVVAAVLSFVVNLALSLVLMRRFGTAGLAAAGSVAIVAQALFLQVRLTAAEERLAFRFVRRDLGKIIAASAAMGALVWGGWRAWAACAGEGSKWADAAGLALMIAAGVAVYGALVWLLRVEDREELAGMVMRKFGKNKI, encoded by the coding sequence GTGGACAAAAACCTGCGCAAATTCGAAATGGCCTCGGTCGCCGTGGTGTCGGCGGCCACCTTGGCGTCGCGCGTGCTCGGGCTCGTACGCGACAGCCTCACGGCGGCGGTGTTCGGGACGAGCGGGTTGCTGTCGGCGTTTTTCACCGCGTTTCAACTGCCCAATCTATTTCGGCGGCTGCTCGGCGAGGGGGCGCTGACGGCGGCGTTTGTGCCGACGCTCAACGAGGAGCTGGAGCGGCGGCAGCGCGAGGGGGCGTTCCGGCTGGTCAACGAGGTGGCGAGCTGGCTGCTCGTGGTGTCGGCGGCGGTGGTCGGGGCGGCGATGGTGTTTTTCAGCCAGCCGGCGTGGATCGAGGCGGCGGCGCGGGCGTTCGGCGGCGATGACGACACGGTGGCGCGCTGGCTGGCGAGCGGGGGGATGACGGTGGTGCTTTTCCCGTATCTGGTCTTCGTGTGCCTGGCCGCGGTATTCAGTTCGGCACTACAGACGCTGGGGCGCTTCCTGGAGCCGGCGGTGTCGCCGGTCTGGCTCAATGTCGCGATGATCGCCGCGCTGGTCATCGGCTGGAAATGCTGGCCGGGCGAGGCGGGAGGGGCGGACAGCGCGCGGATGCGGGTGCTGTGCGCGGGCGTGCTCGTCGGCGGCGCGGGGCAGATGGTGCTGCCGGCGTGGGCGCTGATGCGCCACGGATGGCGCCCGCGTTTCGCGCTGGCGCTGAGCGGGCCGGTGCGGGCGATTTTCCGGCTGATGGCGCCGACGGTGCTGGGCTCGGCGGTTTATCTCATCAACATGACCGTGTCGCGTTTCATCGGGCTGTCGCTCAACGACAGCGCGGTGGCGCTGCTGAATTTCGCGCAGCGGCTGATGGAGCTGCCCATCGGCGTGTTTGCGGTGGCGGTCTCGACGGTGGTCTTTCCGTTGATTTCGCGGCGCGCGGCGCAGGGCGACACGGAGGGCATGGCGGCGGCTTATCAGAAGGGGATGCGGCTGATCCTGCTGGTCAACGTGCCGGCGGCGGCCGGGCTGGCGGTGCTGGCGGTGCCGCTGATCCGCGTGCTGTTTCAACGCGGCGCGTTTGCCGCCGGAGACACGCTGGCGATGGCGCCGGTGCTGGCGGTGTGCGCCGCGGGGCTGCCGTTTTTTTCGTTCGTGAACCTGATGCTGCGGGCGTTTTACGCGCGCAAGGACACGCGGACGCCGGTGGTCGCGGCGGTGCTGAGCTTCGTGGTGAACCTGGCGCTGAGCCTCGTGTTGATGCGGCGGTTCGGGACGGCGGGTCTGGCGGCGGCGGGCAGCGTGGCGATCGTGGCGCAGGCGTTGTTCCTGCAAGTCCGGCTGACGGCGGCGGAGGAGCGGCTGGCGTTTCGTTTCGTGCGGCGCGACCTCGGCAAAATCATCGCGGCGAGCGCGGCGATGGGCGCGCTGGTGTGGGGCGGCTGGCGCGCATGGGCGGCGTGCGCGGGCGAGGGCTCGAAGTGGGCCGACGCGGCCGGGCTGGCACTGATGATCGCGGCGGGCGTGGCGGTTTACGGCGCGCTGGTGTGGCTGCTGCGCGTGGAGGACCGCGAGGAACTGGCGGGGATGGTGATGCGCAAGTTTGGAAAAAACAAAATTTGA
- a CDS encoding bile acid:sodium symporter family protein has product MGRLSRFKIDWFLIGLGVATALAWLFPGPGAEGGWMHPEILTKAGVALIFFLHGLALSFAALKSGALKWRLHLVVQLCTFLFFPLLGILLLWLAGDHVAGNLRTGIFYLCALPSTVSSSIAMTAAARGNVPAAVFNATLSSMIGVVLTPLWMSWLLKTGGHSLPLGPVILDLVLWLVLPLVAGQALRPLLGAWAGRNKSLINKVDRGTILLLVYTSFCDSVKWGVWSEHGWLTLVFAVVVAGAVFYAVLFATGAVCNRLGFTPPDRIAAVFCGSKKSLASGVPMAQIIFAGNPGLGMILLPIMIYHPLQLIICGALAGRWAKREGE; this is encoded by the coding sequence ATGGGCCGGCTCTCGCGTTTCAAAATCGACTGGTTTCTCATTGGCTTGGGCGTCGCGACGGCGCTGGCGTGGCTGTTTCCCGGGCCGGGCGCGGAGGGCGGATGGATGCATCCGGAGATTCTCACCAAGGCGGGCGTGGCGCTCATCTTTTTCCTGCACGGGCTGGCGCTGTCGTTCGCGGCGCTGAAATCGGGCGCGTTGAAATGGCGGCTGCATCTGGTGGTGCAACTGTGCACGTTTTTGTTTTTTCCGCTGCTCGGGATTTTGCTGCTCTGGCTCGCGGGCGACCACGTGGCGGGCAATCTGCGCACGGGGATTTTTTACCTGTGCGCGCTGCCCTCGACGGTGTCGTCGTCCATCGCGATGACGGCGGCCGCGCGCGGCAACGTGCCCGCGGCGGTGTTCAACGCGACGCTGTCGAGCATGATCGGCGTCGTGCTCACGCCGCTGTGGATGAGCTGGCTGTTGAAGACCGGCGGGCATTCGCTGCCGCTCGGGCCGGTGATTCTGGACCTGGTGCTGTGGCTCGTGCTGCCGCTGGTCGCGGGGCAGGCGCTGCGGCCGCTGCTCGGCGCGTGGGCCGGGCGCAACAAATCGCTCATCAACAAGGTCGATCGCGGCACGATCCTGCTGCTGGTCTACACGTCGTTTTGCGACTCGGTGAAATGGGGCGTGTGGTCGGAGCACGGCTGGCTGACGCTCGTGTTCGCGGTCGTGGTGGCGGGCGCGGTGTTCTACGCGGTGCTGTTTGCGACGGGCGCGGTGTGCAACCGGCTCGGCTTCACGCCGCCGGACCGCATCGCGGCGGTGTTTTGCGGCTCGAAGAAGTCGCTGGCCTCGGGCGTGCCGATGGCGCAGATCATTTTCGCGGGCAATCCGGGCCTCGGCATGATCCTGCTGCCGATCATGATTTATCACCCGCTGCAACTCATCATCTGCGGCGCGCTCGCGGGACGCTGGGCGAAAAGGGAAGGGGAGTGA
- a CDS encoding ATP-dependent RNA helicase: MPSPRELPIYELENAVVASLRAQGRLIVQAPTGSGKSTQLPQMLLAHGLLGDAGEVVVLQPRRLATRMLAKRVAEEMGSPLGDVVGYQIRLESRLGERTRIRFVTEGILLRQMSFDASLRGVSAIVFDEFHERHLYGDISLARALQIQQAARPDLKIIVMSATLDAGLLREYLAPCEVLRSEGRSFPVRVEYLPKAVNFDSEPVWDVAARECARVAEAGDAAAGGGDFLVFMPGAYEISRTVQAIQGRRELRDFAVFPLHGELPPEQQDRAVARYDARKIIVSTNVAETSLTIDGVTVVIDCGLARMARFDPHRGINTLLIEKISVASADQRAGRAGRTAPGVCVRLWTEREHGQRAPQELPEVRRLDLAEVVLTLKASGIDDVAGFPWLEKPDAKGLERAEMLLADLGAVEEFSIFDSQFSIDKDRLSGGAGAPQSRIENRESKITETGRRMLRFPVHPRYARMLLEADARGCVRPVALMAALTQGRNFLLRGVPRAVEEAREEILGEERESDFFLLMRAWRFAENNRYALDACRRLGLHAQGARQVGPLFAQFLDIAEREGLDIAEKRVDGAAVRKCVLAGFSDYLAKRLDAGTLRCELVHKRRGMLARESAMQQAPLLVAAEVSEVEGRGGEVNVLLSLATAVEEAWLRELFPGDYFEASGVVYDESARRVIARRERRFRDLVLEARASADDVPPDAAAALLTQQVLAGKIKLEAWDETVEQWITRVNRLAEWFPELEVNVLAEADRATLVEQICYGETSWRGVKDKPVMPVLRDWLTAEQLAVLDDYLPERIVMANGRRSRVRYEKEGPPVLSARIQELYGVEGRFTLGHGRVPVKIEVLAPNQRPIQVTDDLTAFWRDMYPKVKAELSRRYPRHEWR; this comes from the coding sequence ATGCCGTCTCCGCGCGAACTCCCGATTTACGAACTCGAAAACGCCGTCGTCGCCAGTCTGCGCGCGCAGGGGCGGCTGATCGTGCAGGCTCCGACCGGGTCGGGAAAATCCACGCAGCTCCCGCAGATGCTGCTCGCGCACGGACTGCTCGGTGATGCCGGCGAGGTGGTCGTGTTGCAGCCGCGGAGGCTGGCGACGCGCATGCTGGCGAAGCGCGTCGCGGAGGAAATGGGCTCGCCGCTCGGCGACGTGGTGGGTTACCAAATCCGGCTGGAATCGCGGCTCGGCGAGCGCACGCGCATCCGGTTCGTGACCGAGGGGATTTTGCTGCGGCAGATGTCGTTTGACGCGTCGTTGCGCGGGGTGAGCGCGATCGTGTTCGACGAGTTTCACGAGCGGCATTTGTATGGCGACATCTCGCTGGCGCGGGCATTGCAGATTCAGCAGGCGGCGCGGCCCGACCTGAAAATCATCGTGATGTCGGCGACGCTCGACGCGGGCTTGCTGCGCGAGTATCTCGCGCCGTGCGAGGTGCTGCGCTCGGAGGGAAGGAGTTTTCCGGTGCGCGTCGAGTACCTGCCAAAGGCGGTCAACTTCGACAGCGAGCCGGTGTGGGACGTGGCGGCGCGCGAGTGCGCGCGCGTGGCGGAGGCGGGGGACGCCGCCGCTGGCGGCGGGGATTTTCTGGTGTTCATGCCGGGCGCCTATGAAATCAGCCGCACGGTGCAGGCGATTCAGGGGCGGCGGGAGTTGCGCGATTTCGCGGTGTTTCCGCTGCACGGCGAACTGCCGCCGGAGCAGCAGGACCGCGCGGTGGCGCGTTACGACGCGCGCAAGATCATCGTTTCGACCAACGTCGCGGAAACGTCGCTCACCATCGACGGCGTGACCGTGGTCATCGACTGCGGGCTGGCGCGCATGGCGCGTTTCGATCCGCATCGCGGCATCAACACGCTGCTCATCGAAAAGATCTCGGTGGCGAGCGCCGACCAGCGCGCCGGACGCGCCGGGCGCACGGCGCCGGGCGTGTGCGTGCGTTTGTGGACGGAGCGCGAGCACGGCCAGCGCGCGCCGCAGGAGCTGCCGGAGGTGCGGCGGCTGGATTTGGCGGAGGTGGTGCTCACGCTCAAGGCGAGCGGCATCGACGACGTGGCCGGTTTCCCGTGGCTGGAAAAACCGGACGCGAAAGGGCTGGAGCGCGCGGAGATGCTGCTGGCGGACCTCGGCGCGGTGGAGGAATTTTCGATTTTCGATTCTCAATTTTCGATTGATAAAGACAGGCTGTCCGGCGGCGCGGGAGCGCCTCAATCGAGAATCGAGAATCGAGAATCGAAAATCACCGAGACGGGCCGCCGCATGCTGCGGTTTCCGGTGCATCCGCGTTATGCGCGCATGCTGCTGGAGGCGGATGCGCGCGGCTGCGTGCGGCCGGTGGCGCTGATGGCGGCGCTCACGCAGGGGCGGAATTTTTTGCTGCGCGGCGTGCCGCGCGCGGTCGAGGAGGCGCGCGAGGAAATCCTCGGCGAGGAGCGCGAGTCGGATTTTTTCCTGCTGATGCGCGCATGGCGTTTCGCGGAGAACAACCGCTACGCGCTCGACGCGTGCCGGCGTCTCGGCCTCCACGCGCAGGGGGCGCGGCAGGTCGGGCCGCTGTTCGCGCAGTTTCTCGACATCGCGGAGCGCGAGGGGCTCGACATCGCCGAGAAGCGCGTGGACGGCGCGGCGGTGCGCAAGTGCGTGCTGGCCGGGTTTTCCGACTACCTGGCGAAACGGCTCGACGCGGGCACGCTGCGTTGCGAGCTGGTGCACAAGCGGCGCGGCATGCTGGCCCGCGAGAGCGCGATGCAGCAGGCGCCGCTGCTCGTCGCCGCCGAGGTGAGCGAGGTCGAGGGGCGCGGCGGCGAGGTCAACGTGCTGCTCAGCCTCGCGACGGCGGTGGAGGAGGCGTGGCTGCGGGAGTTGTTTCCCGGGGATTATTTCGAGGCGTCGGGCGTCGTGTATGACGAGTCGGCCAGGCGCGTCATCGCGCGGCGCGAGCGGCGTTTCCGCGACCTCGTGCTGGAGGCCAGGGCGAGCGCGGACGACGTGCCGCCGGACGCGGCGGCGGCGCTGCTCACGCAGCAGGTGCTGGCCGGGAAAATCAAGCTGGAGGCGTGGGACGAAACCGTCGAGCAGTGGATCACGCGCGTGAACCGCCTCGCGGAGTGGTTTCCCGAGCTGGAGGTCAACGTGCTCGCCGAGGCCGACCGCGCGACGCTGGTGGAGCAGATTTGTTATGGCGAGACGAGCTGGCGCGGCGTGAAGGACAAGCCGGTCATGCCCGTGCTGCGCGACTGGCTGACGGCGGAGCAACTCGCCGTGCTCGACGACTACCTGCCGGAGCGCATCGTGATGGCCAACGGACGCCGCTCGCGCGTGCGCTACGAAAAGGAGGGCCCGCCGGTATTGAGCGCGCGGATACAGGAGCTTTACGGCGTGGAGGGCAGGTTCACGCTCGGCCACGGCCGCGTGCCGGTGAAGATCGAGGTGCTCGCGCCGAACCAGCGCCCGATCCAGGTGACGGACGACCTGACGGCCTTCTGGCGCGACATGTATCCGAAGGTAAAGGCGGAACTCTCGCGGCGCTATCCGCGGCACGAGTGGCGTTGA
- a CDS encoding IS5 family transposase (programmed frameshift), which yields MELTKEHLERIKDSLPVERGNVSIDVLSFLNGVLYVAENGCKWRRLPERFGNWHTIYTRMNRWSKSGVWDRVFERLQKEGLVHLELKVVSLDSTSVKVHPDGTGAGEKNGPQAIGKSRGGRNTKIHLAAANDVHALGFRLSPGQNGDGPEGRELIGELGCPRHGCALAMDMAYEGNETRGLACLLGFKPVVPPNPLRRKPWKLNQALYRQRNHVERLFRRIKGFRRVFTRYDKLDVLFRSFVSFALSWLLLNSANRS from the exons ATGGAACTGACGAAGGAACACCTGGAGAGAATCAAGGACAGCCTGCCGGTGGAGCGGGGCAATGTGAGCATTGATGTGCTGAGCTTTCTAAACGGGGTGCTGTATGTGGCGGAGAACGGGTGCAAATGGAGGAGATTGCCGGAGAGGTTTGGGAACTGGCACACGATCTACACGCGGATGAATCGCTGGAGCAAAAGCGGAGTATGGGACCGGGTGTTCGAGCGGCTGCAGAAGGAAGGGCTGGTGCATCTGGAGCTGAAGGTGGTGTCGCTGGACAGTACCAGCGTGAAGGTCCACCCCGATGGGACCGGGGCGG GAGAAAAAAACGGGCCTCAGGCGATCGGCAAATCACGAGGAGGCCGGAACACCAAGATTCATCTGGCTGCCGCGAATGATGTCCATGCCCTCGGCTTCCGCCTCTCGCCCGGGCAGAACGGCGACGGACCCGAGGGACGCGAGCTGATTGGCGAGTTGGGATGCCCGAGGCATGGATGCGCCCTGGCCATGGACATGGCCTACGAAGGCAACGAAACCCGCGGCTTGGCCTGCCTGCTCGGCTTCAAGCCTGTCGTCCCGCCCAACCCGTTGCGTCGAAAACCCTGGAAACTCAACCAGGCGCTTTACCGCCAGCGCAACCACGTCGAGCGCCTCTTCCGCCGCATCAAGGGCTTCCGTCGCGTCTTCACCCGCTACGACAAGCTCGATGTCCTCTTCCGCTCTTTCGTCTCCTTCGCTCTCTCTTGGCTACTCCTCAATAGTGCTAACAGGTCCTAG
- a CDS encoding potassium transporter Kup: MTSVPAEKPAASGRKALKLGLCLGALGVVFGDIGTSPLYTMKECIATLPPSERVEGVYGVLSLITWALLLVVCVKYIWFVTRADNRGEGGIFALLALSQVHDTEPGPPPKRPRPIGPALLVILFGAALLYGDSVITPAITVLSAVEGLRGAGGFFAGGHAQNLIVFITCGILAVLFWFQHKGTEFIGAVFGPVMLFWFAVIGALGLWHLVESPRILLALNPLYGVNLLVTHPGGAATLLGSVVLAVTGAEALYADMGHFGRPAITRAWLWCALPGLLLNYYGQGAYVLEHHGAAVNPFFELVPPGLPRMALTVLAACAAIIASQAVISGAFSLTRSAIQLGYFPRLKVTHTSAELAGRIYVPLVNTSLALLSIGVVALFGSSDRLAAAYGIAVTGTMLVTTLAFFRVAQLRWRWPLWRSLGLCAFFIVIDAALFISTLHKFVDGGWLPIGIALAVIAIMHTWKTGRAEIREKIYSGATMDLELSDIAKSKNIVRVPGSAVFMVATPKGTPIALLHHLAANKCLQKTVVLLTIITEEIPHVDDEERMTLDYLGEGVWRATGRYGYMEQPNVANICERIVHQDVPLNLDATTFYFNREMIIGGGDARMLEWQKNLYAFLSRNARPVKDYYQILPTRIIEIGLPVQL; encoded by the coding sequence ATGACCAGTGTTCCCGCGGAAAAGCCGGCTGCGTCCGGTCGAAAGGCCCTAAAACTCGGGCTCTGCCTTGGCGCGCTTGGTGTCGTTTTCGGCGACATCGGCACGAGCCCGCTCTACACGATGAAAGAGTGCATCGCCACGCTCCCGCCGTCCGAGCGGGTCGAGGGTGTTTACGGCGTCCTTTCGCTCATCACGTGGGCGCTGCTCCTGGTCGTCTGCGTGAAATACATCTGGTTCGTCACCCGGGCTGACAATCGGGGCGAGGGCGGCATTTTCGCGCTCCTGGCCCTCAGCCAGGTGCACGACACCGAACCAGGGCCGCCGCCGAAGCGACCCCGGCCCATCGGCCCCGCGCTGCTCGTGATCCTGTTCGGCGCGGCGCTGCTTTACGGGGACAGCGTCATCACGCCCGCCATCACGGTGCTCAGCGCGGTGGAGGGATTGCGAGGCGCGGGCGGATTTTTCGCCGGCGGACATGCGCAGAACCTCATTGTGTTCATCACCTGCGGGATTCTCGCCGTGCTGTTCTGGTTTCAGCACAAGGGCACGGAATTCATCGGCGCGGTTTTCGGCCCCGTGATGCTGTTCTGGTTTGCCGTCATCGGCGCGCTCGGGCTCTGGCACTTGGTGGAGTCGCCGCGCATCCTGCTCGCGCTCAATCCCCTTTACGGCGTCAATCTGCTCGTCACGCACCCCGGCGGGGCGGCGACGCTGCTCGGCTCCGTCGTCCTCGCCGTCACCGGCGCCGAGGCGCTGTATGCCGACATGGGGCATTTCGGCCGCCCCGCCATCACGCGGGCGTGGCTGTGGTGCGCGCTGCCCGGGCTGCTGCTGAACTACTACGGGCAGGGCGCCTACGTTTTGGAGCACCACGGCGCCGCGGTGAATCCGTTCTTCGAGCTCGTGCCGCCGGGGCTGCCGCGCATGGCACTCACGGTGCTCGCGGCCTGCGCTGCCATCATCGCCAGCCAGGCGGTCATCTCGGGGGCGTTTTCGCTCACGCGCTCGGCCATCCAGCTCGGCTATTTCCCGCGCCTCAAGGTCACCCACACCAGCGCGGAGCTGGCCGGCCGGATTTATGTGCCGCTCGTCAACACGTCGCTCGCCCTCCTCTCGATCGGCGTGGTCGCGCTGTTCGGCTCCAGCGACCGTCTGGCCGCCGCCTACGGCATCGCGGTCACGGGCACGATGCTGGTCACCACGCTCGCGTTTTTCCGCGTCGCGCAACTCCGCTGGCGCTGGCCGCTCTGGCGCTCGCTCGGGTTGTGCGCGTTCTTTATCGTGATCGACGCGGCGCTGTTCATCTCGACGCTGCACAAATTCGTGGACGGCGGCTGGCTGCCCATCGGCATCGCGCTGGCGGTCATCGCGATCATGCACACTTGGAAAACCGGGCGCGCGGAGATCCGCGAGAAAATCTACAGCGGCGCGACGATGGACCTGGAGCTTTCCGACATCGCAAAAAGCAAAAACATCGTCCGCGTGCCGGGGAGCGCCGTCTTCATGGTCGCCACGCCCAAGGGCACGCCCATCGCGCTGCTGCATCACCTCGCCGCCAACAAATGCCTCCAAAAGACCGTCGTGCTGCTCACCATCATCACCGAGGAGATTCCGCACGTGGATGACGAGGAGCGCATGACGCTCGATTACCTCGGCGAGGGCGTGTGGCGGGCGACCGGCCGCTACGGCTACATGGAGCAGCCCAACGTGGCCAACATCTGCGAGCGCATCGTCCACCAGGACGTGCCGCTCAACCTCGACGCCACGACGTTCTATTTCAACCGCGAGATGATCATCGGCGGCGGCGACGCGCGGATGCTCGAGTGGCAGAAGAACCTTTACGCCTTCCTCAGCCGCAACGCCCGCCCGGTGAAGGATTATTACCAGATCCTCCCGACCCGCATCATCGAGATCGGCCTGCCGGTGCAGTTGTGA
- the pduL gene encoding phosphate propanoyltransferase, whose translation MSLAPPAPHRAEIEHLVRRALYENLGQPMPRTVRAPNPLLVNVSARHCHLTPQAVETLFGKGRTLTPMKWLYQKDQYAAKESVTLIGPRSRVISNLRILGPCRDLNQIELAFTDAISLGFEIPVRNSGNIKDTPGCMLMGPAGFLELPVGVIRAAPHVHMHPDDAAFYRVKNGDYMKLRVGGACGVTFDRMFVRVSPDFKLEVHIDTDEANACGLSPVTPCELIK comes from the coding sequence ATGTCACTCGCGCCTCCAGCCCCTCATCGCGCTGAAATCGAACACCTCGTCCGCCGCGCCCTTTACGAAAATCTCGGGCAGCCGATGCCGCGCACCGTGCGCGCGCCCAACCCGCTCCTCGTCAACGTCTCCGCCCGCCACTGCCATCTCACGCCGCAGGCCGTCGAGACGCTCTTCGGCAAGGGCCGCACGCTCACGCCGATGAAGTGGCTGTATCAGAAGGACCAATATGCCGCGAAGGAGTCCGTCACGCTCATCGGCCCGCGCAGTCGCGTGATCTCGAACCTCCGCATCCTCGGCCCCTGCCGCGACCTCAACCAGATCGAGCTCGCCTTTACCGACGCCATCTCGCTCGGCTTCGAAATTCCCGTCCGCAACTCCGGCAACATCAAGGACACCCCCGGCTGCATGCTCATGGGCCCCGCTGGCTTCCTTGAGCTGCCCGTCGGCGTCATCCGCGCCGCGCCGCACGTCCACATGCACCCGGACGACGCCGCGTTTTACCGCGTGAAAAACGGCGATTACATGAAACTCCGCGTCGGCGGCGCATGCGGCGTGACCTTCGACCGCATGTTTGTGCGCGTGTCGCCCGACTTCAAACTCGAGGTCCACATCGACACCGACGAAGCCAACGCCTGCGGCCTCAGCCCCGTCACGCCGTGCGAATTGATCAAATAA